From the Chitinophaga lutea genome, one window contains:
- a CDS encoding SusD/RagB family nutrient-binding outer membrane lipoprotein: MKKHIQSLLIWLLLCLAVTGCTKRFDKLNTPENLLPEDDISPALIGQAFAFSQYHGLCAVYVEVGQTLHADMYAQYFTSVPASFSTDQFVPNGSWVDLFWKDFYTKAAPQLFLTEKVTAENNLPVANAIAKIWRVVLYGRMTDYFGPVIYSHFGEQSNSVAFDRQEDIYADFFKTLDEAAAVLKQHPTANGFGTHDQVYAGSAARWLKLANSMRLRLALRIAYANPSTARTQAEKAVADGVITTNDDNAHVLSTTNSVNILSRITYLIDFRASATMISALTGYNDRRMQEYFSPSVTGGKFTGLRNGLPASERGSQLANVTSFVGAKWLSPDRKGTLTPNRVLSAAEVAFLRAEGALRGWNMGGTAKDLYNQGIALSLSERVAATGTEITDYQNRTTTPAALADKWNSPAMSDIPVKYDDAGSFERRLEQIITQKWIALYPDGWEAWAERRRTGYPRGYAIIATESPNIPRTGLVRRVTYPPVEISTNRAAYDAAVGMLGGPDENFTRLWWDKKPLAEYPVPTN, from the coding sequence ATGAAAAAGCATATCCAATCTCTCCTCATATGGCTGCTGCTCTGCCTGGCGGTTACGGGCTGCACCAAACGGTTCGACAAACTGAACACGCCGGAAAACCTTTTGCCGGAAGACGACATCTCTCCCGCCCTGATCGGACAGGCGTTTGCGTTTTCGCAGTACCACGGGCTTTGCGCCGTATATGTGGAAGTGGGGCAAACGTTGCATGCCGACATGTACGCCCAGTATTTCACGAGCGTGCCGGCCAGCTTCAGCACCGACCAGTTCGTGCCGAACGGCTCGTGGGTGGATCTGTTCTGGAAGGACTTTTATACAAAGGCCGCTCCGCAGCTGTTCCTCACCGAAAAAGTCACCGCGGAAAATAACCTCCCCGTAGCCAATGCCATCGCGAAAATATGGCGCGTGGTGCTGTACGGCAGGATGACCGATTATTTCGGGCCGGTGATCTATTCACATTTCGGGGAACAGAGCAACAGCGTGGCTTTCGACAGGCAGGAAGATATCTACGCGGATTTCTTCAAAACGCTCGACGAAGCGGCCGCCGTGCTGAAACAGCACCCCACAGCCAATGGCTTCGGCACGCACGACCAGGTATATGCCGGCAGCGCCGCCAGGTGGCTGAAGCTCGCCAATTCGATGCGGTTGCGCCTGGCGCTGCGCATCGCTTACGCCAACCCGTCTACCGCCAGAACGCAGGCGGAAAAAGCCGTCGCGGACGGCGTGATCACCACCAACGACGATAACGCCCACGTATTGTCCACCACCAACAGCGTGAATATATTATCGCGCATCACCTACCTGATCGACTTCCGCGCCAGCGCCACCATGATCAGCGCGCTCACCGGGTATAACGACCGGCGCATGCAGGAATACTTTTCCCCTTCCGTGACCGGCGGTAAATTCACCGGCCTGCGCAACGGGCTACCCGCCTCCGAAAGAGGCAGCCAGCTGGCCAATGTAACGTCGTTCGTTGGCGCCAAATGGCTCTCCCCCGACCGTAAAGGCACCCTCACCCCCAACCGTGTGCTGAGCGCCGCGGAAGTGGCCTTTCTGCGCGCGGAAGGTGCGCTCCGGGGCTGGAACATGGGCGGTACTGCGAAGGACCTGTACAACCAGGGCATCGCCCTCTCGCTGTCTGAACGTGTAGCCGCTACCGGTACGGAGATCACCGACTACCAGAACCGCACTACCACGCCCGCAGCGCTGGCGGACAAATGGAACAGCCCGGCCATGAGCGACATTCCCGTCAAATACGACGATGCAGGCAGTTTTGAGCGCCGCCTCGAACAGATCATCACCCAGAAATGGATCGCCCTTTACCCCGACGGCTGGGAAGCCTGGGCCGAAAGGAGAAGGACCGGTTACCCCAGAGGATATGCCATCATCGCTACCGAAAGCCCCAACATTCCGCGGACCGGGCTGGTGCGGAGAGTGACCTATCCGCCCGTGGAAATATCCACCAACCGGGCGGCGTATGATGCCGCAGTAGGCATGCTGGGCGGGCCGGACGAAAACTTCACGAGGCTCTGGTGGGATAAAAAACCGCTGGCGGAATATCCCGTTCCGACGAACTGA
- a CDS encoding SusC/RagA family TonB-linked outer membrane protein → MAVNVSLRTGCFGFATRSLLLIKNHLLRQKLLTALCCLFFAAGTASAQPAPAAKDIPVKGLVTGEGGIPLPGVTIVLKSGNRSALTNEAGRFSINVPPDGILLFSYTGYQRKEVSVNSQAELNVHLETAVRALETVVVTALGLERKKRTLTYSTQGVSTQELTEARELNMMNALQGKVAGLNINSGSSGVGSQARVTLRGNRSISGNSQPLYVIDGVVVRASPADINMDNIASLNVLKGANAAALYGSAGQNGVIVIETKRGKSGVNVSVNSTYMAERAIHSIPYQYAYGQGVSGNYLKTSESSWGGKLDGREVDTWSLDPADADKKYAYSPHPDARENMFRTGRNWATNVAVSAGNEKARTLFSYTYTNGEGILPENALTRHNAALRITNQLTSKLTMDVKLDYMKQKISNRLDEGESSFNPLRQMATMPASISDAAVRKFEFKDPVLGVMRQNYWSPGTITGANPYWTLYRNLRYNKADRLMGLASLSYQFSPAFRATARGSFDGEATALEEKSYYGTYRDPSGRYAVGKGSSLLVSGDVLLSYTKKLHADWALTANAGAEIRHTKDDALTANTGTGMSIPNFFALSNVALAPAAVYTPGVAMETQSVYANAQIGWKDALFLELTGRNDWSSTLAANSRSYFYPSAGISALISELAQLPAAITYLKVRGSWAQVGNGASPGLLQRYAASVAGGNTGYLSLNTTLPNKNLKPEITRSLEAGLELRLLHDRIGLDVTAYRTNTSNQIFLQALPVGSGALNFYTNGGDVENRGIEVILNTTPVKTADFTWDLNLNFARNTNTVRELSADIPTLIVGGDTYMRNFVLEEGQPFGQIYGKGFARDSKGRITVSANGLPITTPGKTVLLGNVNPDWTGGVSASFTLKNWSAGFVISHKQGGDIASFTDAILYGEGLVKETLQGREGGLVFGKNILSQYPAYKADGSENNIPVTAQQLWQFLGGRTAPVGEMFVRSATNTRLREFTLGYQLPEKLFAKGPLAAVQVSLVGRNLFFLHRAAPGLDPDYTEGTGTISEGFQSFALPPSRAFGANIKINFK, encoded by the coding sequence ATGGCCGTCAACGTTTCGTTGCGAACGGGTTGTTTTGGCTTCGCCACCCGCTCTCTTCTGCTCATCAAAAATCACCTGCTGCGGCAAAAGCTGCTCACAGCACTGTGCTGCCTGTTTTTCGCCGCCGGCACGGCTTCGGCGCAACCGGCCCCTGCCGCTAAAGACATCCCGGTAAAAGGCCTCGTGACCGGCGAAGGCGGCATACCATTGCCCGGCGTCACCATCGTGCTGAAATCAGGCAACCGCTCCGCGCTTACCAACGAAGCGGGCCGCTTCAGCATCAACGTTCCGCCCGACGGCATCCTGCTGTTTTCCTATACCGGCTACCAGCGAAAGGAAGTGTCCGTCAACAGCCAGGCGGAGCTCAACGTGCACCTCGAAACGGCCGTGCGAGCGCTGGAAACGGTGGTGGTAACGGCCCTTGGCCTCGAGCGCAAGAAAAGAACGCTTACCTACAGCACACAGGGCGTCAGCACGCAGGAACTGACCGAAGCGCGCGAGCTGAACATGATGAACGCACTGCAGGGAAAGGTGGCCGGGCTCAATATCAACTCCGGCTCCAGCGGCGTGGGCTCCCAGGCGAGGGTCACCCTGCGCGGCAACCGCTCCATCAGCGGCAACAGCCAGCCCCTGTATGTGATCGACGGCGTGGTGGTAAGGGCCAGTCCCGCCGACATCAACATGGACAACATCGCCTCCCTCAACGTACTGAAAGGCGCCAATGCCGCCGCGCTTTACGGCAGCGCGGGGCAGAACGGCGTGATCGTCATCGAAACCAAACGGGGGAAATCCGGTGTCAATGTGAGCGTCAATTCCACCTACATGGCCGAGCGCGCCATTCATTCCATCCCCTACCAGTATGCGTACGGCCAGGGCGTTTCCGGCAACTACCTCAAAACCTCCGAATCGTCGTGGGGTGGCAAGCTCGACGGGCGCGAAGTGGACACCTGGAGCCTCGACCCGGCCGATGCGGATAAAAAATACGCCTACAGCCCTCATCCGGACGCGCGGGAGAACATGTTCCGCACCGGCCGCAACTGGGCCACCAACGTGGCCGTGAGCGCAGGCAACGAAAAGGCGCGCACGCTGTTTTCCTACACCTATACCAACGGCGAAGGCATTCTGCCGGAAAACGCACTCACCCGCCATAACGCCGCGCTCCGCATCACCAACCAGCTTACGTCCAAACTGACCATGGACGTGAAACTCGATTACATGAAACAAAAGATCAGCAACCGCCTCGACGAAGGGGAATCCAGCTTCAACCCGCTGCGCCAAATGGCCACCATGCCCGCCAGCATCAGCGACGCGGCCGTGCGGAAATTCGAGTTCAAGGACCCGGTGCTCGGCGTTATGCGGCAGAACTACTGGAGCCCCGGCACCATCACGGGCGCCAACCCATACTGGACGCTCTACCGCAACCTGCGCTACAACAAAGCCGACCGGCTCATGGGGCTCGCCTCGCTCAGCTACCAGTTCTCCCCCGCCTTCCGCGCCACCGCCCGCGGGTCGTTCGACGGGGAAGCCACCGCCCTCGAAGAAAAATCCTACTACGGCACCTACCGCGACCCATCCGGCCGTTACGCCGTAGGGAAAGGCTCTTCCCTGCTCGTGAGCGGCGACGTGCTGCTGAGCTATACCAAAAAACTGCATGCGGACTGGGCCCTGACTGCCAATGCCGGGGCGGAGATCCGCCACACGAAAGACGACGCCCTCACCGCCAACACCGGCACGGGCATGAGCATTCCCAACTTCTTCGCGCTCTCCAACGTGGCCCTCGCGCCCGCAGCGGTGTATACGCCCGGCGTGGCCATGGAAACGCAATCGGTATACGCCAATGCGCAAATCGGCTGGAAAGACGCGCTGTTCCTGGAGCTGACGGGTCGCAACGACTGGAGCTCCACACTCGCCGCCAACAGCCGCTCGTATTTTTATCCCTCGGCCGGTATCAGCGCCCTTATCTCCGAACTGGCGCAACTGCCCGCCGCCATCACTTACCTGAAGGTGCGCGGCTCCTGGGCGCAGGTAGGCAACGGCGCCTCGCCCGGCCTGCTGCAACGGTATGCCGCCAGCGTGGCGGGCGGGAACACGGGTTACCTGTCGCTCAACACCACCCTGCCCAACAAAAACCTGAAACCGGAAATCACGCGTTCGCTGGAAGCGGGTCTGGAACTGCGTTTGCTGCACGACCGCATCGGCCTGGACGTGACCGCCTACCGCACCAACACCAGCAACCAGATATTTTTACAGGCGCTCCCCGTGGGCAGCGGCGCCCTGAATTTTTATACCAACGGCGGCGATGTGGAGAACCGCGGCATCGAAGTCATCCTCAACACCACGCCCGTTAAAACCGCCGACTTCACCTGGGACCTGAACCTCAACTTCGCCCGGAACACGAACACCGTGCGGGAACTGTCCGCCGACATTCCCACGCTCATCGTGGGCGGCGACACCTACATGCGGAATTTTGTGCTGGAAGAAGGGCAGCCCTTCGGGCAGATTTACGGAAAGGGTTTCGCGCGCGACAGCAAAGGCCGCATCACCGTCAGCGCCAACGGCCTGCCCATCACCACGCCCGGCAAAACGGTGCTGCTGGGCAATGTGAACCCGGACTGGACGGGTGGCGTAAGCGCCAGTTTCACGCTCAAAAACTGGTCCGCCGGCTTCGTGATCAGCCATAAACAGGGCGGCGACATCGCCTCCTTTACCGACGCCATCCTCTATGGTGAAGGCCTCGTGAAAGAAACGCTGCAGGGCCGCGAAGGCGGGCTCGTTTTCGGCAAAAACATCCTTTCGCAGTACCCCGCGTACAAGGCGGACGGTTCCGAAAACAACATCCCCGTTACCGCCCAGCAGCTGTGGCAATTCCTCGGCGGCCGCACCGCGCCGGTGGGTGAAATGTTCGTGCGTTCCGCCACCAATACACGCCTGCGCGAGTTTACGCTCGGTTACCAGCTTCCCGAAAAACTCTTCGCCAAAGGCCCGCTCGCAGCGGTGCAGGTGTCGCTCGTAGGCAGGAACCTGTTTTTCCTGCACCGCGCCGCCCCCGGCCTCGACCCGGACTACACCGAAGGCACCGGCACGATCTCGGAAGGTTTCCAGTCGTTCGCATTGCCCCCTTCCCGCGCATTCGGCGCCAACATCAAAATCAACTTTAAATAG
- a CDS encoding LacI family DNA-binding transcriptional regulator — MKSPRKDQKGLQLPGIKEIARRANVSIATVDRVIHDRPGLAPGTKEKVQQIIRELNYQPNIHARRLSLAKQFRIATLVPASSKETSFWEGPLKGIDMAAAEIGQLGVVVEKFFYDQDSIRSFRQQAQLVLKAKPDGLLFAPSFMEESIAFVQKCRQQHIPYVLMDSDLPDTDSLAYIGPNLQASGGLAAHLVSYLIGKDDSILIVNISKELDDQHHLLKKEEGFRDYFRTHRWDNQILKINIHQTDPKSIEKELAAVFRQQPNIRVVFVTNSRVSNVAPFIGQLDRKVILMGYDFVTENIEYIEKGVIDFLICQKPLEQAYKGVMTLYRHLAAGAPAEKVTFMPIDIITRKNYSFYNF, encoded by the coding sequence ATGAAGTCACCCAGAAAGGATCAAAAAGGACTGCAACTGCCGGGCATCAAAGAAATCGCCAGGCGGGCGAATGTATCGATTGCCACGGTAGACCGTGTGATCCATGACCGGCCGGGGCTGGCGCCGGGCACGAAAGAAAAAGTGCAGCAGATCATCCGTGAGCTGAACTACCAGCCCAACATCCACGCAAGGCGGCTTTCCCTGGCCAAACAGTTCAGGATCGCCACCCTGGTGCCCGCCAGCTCCAAAGAAACCAGTTTCTGGGAAGGGCCGCTGAAAGGCATCGATATGGCGGCCGCCGAAATCGGCCAGCTGGGCGTGGTGGTGGAAAAGTTCTTTTACGACCAGGATTCCATCCGCTCCTTCCGGCAGCAGGCGCAACTGGTGCTGAAAGCAAAACCGGACGGGCTGCTGTTCGCGCCTTCGTTCATGGAAGAGTCGATCGCGTTTGTGCAGAAGTGCCGGCAGCAGCATATCCCGTATGTGCTGATGGATTCCGACCTGCCGGATACGGACAGCCTGGCTTACATCGGCCCCAACCTGCAGGCCAGCGGCGGACTGGCGGCGCACCTGGTGAGTTACCTCATCGGTAAAGACGACAGTATTCTTATCGTGAATATTTCAAAGGAGCTCGACGACCAGCACCATCTGCTGAAAAAGGAAGAGGGGTTCAGGGACTATTTCCGGACCCACCGCTGGGATAACCAGATACTGAAGATCAACATCCATCAAACCGACCCGAAATCGATCGAAAAGGAGCTGGCGGCCGTATTCCGGCAGCAGCCCAACATCCGGGTGGTGTTTGTGACCAACTCCAGGGTATCGAATGTAGCGCCTTTCATCGGGCAGCTCGACCGGAAAGTGATACTCATGGGATACGATTTTGTGACCGAGAATATCGAGTATATCGAAAAAGGCGTGATCGATTTCCTGATCTGCCAGAAACCGCTGGAACAGGCGTATAAAGGGGTCATGACGCTTTACCGGCACCTGGCCGCAGGCGCGCCGGCAGAGAAGGTCACCTTTATGCCGATCGATATCATAACAAGGAAAAACTACAGCTTCTATAATTTTTGA
- a CDS encoding YegP family protein has protein sequence MAKFVITPSSNGEHRFKLKAGNGETILVSESYTSKSACKNGIESVRTNSQVDERYEKLTAKDGRYYFNLKAANAQVIGTSEMYDSSSGRENGIASVKANAPGATVEE, from the coding sequence ATGGCCAAATTTGTTATCACCCCAAGCTCCAACGGAGAGCACCGTTTCAAACTCAAGGCCGGCAACGGCGAAACCATTCTCGTCAGCGAAAGTTATACATCCAAATCCGCCTGTAAAAACGGGATTGAGTCCGTACGGACAAATTCCCAGGTGGACGAGCGTTACGAGAAACTGACCGCTAAAGACGGCCGGTATTATTTTAATCTGAAAGCAGCCAATGCACAGGTGATCGGCACCAGCGAAATGTACGACAGTTCGTCCGGCAGGGAAAACGGGATTGCATCCGTCAAAGCGAATGCACCCGGCGCTACGGTAGAAGAATAA
- a CDS encoding aminotransferase class IV yields MSTYAIINGAFVAEEAAKILVSDLAVQRGYGIFDYFRITANRPGFLDDHLDRFYHSAAFMHLPVAEDRAQLKQLITGLIEKNNLPDAGIRLTLTGGYSDNGYTPAQPNLLITQSPFIFDAGAFHKGLRLITHDYQRQLPEVKTIDYLQAIYLQPQLKARGADDVLYHQQGALRECPRANFFIVTKQGEILTPASNILKGITRKKILAYTDLPVREADLQLQDLDDAAEAFISSTTKEAMPVLQIDGKPVGDGRPGKITTEIFTRLLTARRHQ; encoded by the coding sequence ATGAGCACTTATGCCATCATCAACGGCGCCTTCGTGGCGGAAGAAGCAGCAAAGATCCTGGTCAGCGACCTCGCCGTGCAACGCGGTTACGGCATATTCGATTATTTCCGGATCACCGCTAACCGCCCCGGCTTCCTGGACGATCACCTCGACCGGTTTTACCATTCCGCGGCCTTCATGCACCTGCCGGTGGCGGAAGACCGGGCGCAGCTCAAACAACTGATTACAGGGCTGATCGAAAAGAACAACCTGCCCGATGCAGGCATCCGCCTTACTTTAACGGGCGGTTATTCGGACAACGGCTACACGCCCGCCCAGCCCAACCTGCTCATTACCCAGTCGCCGTTTATTTTCGATGCCGGCGCCTTTCACAAAGGGTTGCGCCTCATCACCCACGATTACCAGCGGCAACTACCGGAAGTAAAAACCATCGATTACCTGCAGGCCATCTACCTGCAGCCGCAGCTGAAAGCCCGCGGCGCGGACGATGTGCTGTACCACCAGCAGGGCGCGCTACGCGAGTGCCCCCGGGCCAACTTCTTCATCGTCACGAAACAGGGTGAAATACTCACACCCGCCAGCAACATCCTGAAAGGCATCACCCGCAAAAAAATACTGGCCTATACCGATCTGCCCGTGCGGGAAGCGGACCTTCAGCTGCAGGACCTCGACGACGCCGCCGAAGCCTTTATCAGCAGCACCACCAAAGAAGCGATGCCTGTGCTGCAAATAGACGGGAAACCGGTGGGCGACGGCAGGCCAGGCAAGATCACCACGGAGATTTTCACACGGCTGCTGACGGCCAGGAGGCACCAATAA
- a CDS encoding DmpA family aminopeptidase, translated as MVLHPHLKNDYYCNTMKKPFLLFLMIWPAILPAQEKKRARDYGVVIGVMRPGPLNSITDVAGVKVGHTTLIKGDSVRTGVTAILPHGGNIFQEKVPAAVYVGNGFGKLAGSTQVNELGNIETPIVLTNTLGVPTAMNALIGYTMQQSGNENAQSVNAVVGETNDGYLNDIRGRHVKEEDVIAAVGNARGGPVEEGVAGAGTGTICFGFKGGIGTASRKLPASLGGYTVGVLVQSNFGGALQVDGVPVGEQLKKFDFSDRLLQDVDGSCMIVVATDAPLDHRNLLRLAKRAMLGLGKTGGIASNGSGDYVIAFSVAEGLRIPHSGQSSTVSQTLLQNDAVSPLFMAVIEATEEAIINSLFTARHTTGRNGRQMEALPLNKVIPILQQHNSIRP; from the coding sequence ATGGTGCTTCACCCCCACCTCAAAAATGATTATTATTGCAATACGATGAAAAAGCCCTTCCTCCTGTTTTTGATGATATGGCCGGCTATCCTCCCTGCGCAGGAAAAAAAGCGCGCGCGGGACTATGGGGTGGTGATCGGTGTGATGCGGCCCGGACCGCTGAACAGCATCACCGATGTGGCCGGTGTTAAAGTGGGCCATACCACGCTCATCAAAGGAGATTCTGTCCGCACCGGTGTCACCGCCATTCTTCCACACGGCGGGAATATTTTCCAGGAAAAAGTGCCGGCCGCGGTTTATGTGGGCAACGGCTTCGGGAAACTGGCAGGCAGCACGCAGGTGAATGAACTGGGGAATATCGAAACGCCCATCGTGCTGACCAATACCCTCGGCGTACCCACCGCCATGAACGCGCTGATCGGTTATACCATGCAGCAAAGCGGGAATGAAAACGCGCAATCCGTGAACGCCGTGGTAGGCGAAACCAACGACGGTTACCTGAACGATATACGCGGCCGGCATGTAAAAGAAGAGGATGTGATCGCAGCGGTCGGCAACGCCCGCGGAGGCCCCGTGGAGGAAGGTGTTGCAGGCGCCGGCACCGGCACCATCTGCTTCGGGTTCAAAGGCGGCATCGGCACCGCCTCCCGCAAACTGCCCGCCAGCCTCGGCGGCTATACCGTAGGCGTGCTCGTGCAGAGTAATTTCGGAGGGGCGTTACAGGTAGACGGTGTGCCGGTAGGGGAACAATTAAAAAAATTCGACTTCAGCGACCGGCTGCTGCAGGATGTGGACGGCTCCTGCATGATCGTGGTAGCGACAGACGCGCCGCTCGATCACCGCAATCTTCTACGGCTGGCTAAAAGGGCCATGCTCGGGTTAGGGAAAACGGGCGGCATCGCCTCCAACGGCAGCGGCGATTACGTTATCGCATTTTCCGTTGCGGAGGGCTTGCGCATTCCTCACTCCGGCCAGTCGTCGACCGTCAGCCAGACCCTGCTGCAGAACGATGCGGTATCGCCCCTGTTCATGGCCGTGATTGAAGCGACCGAAGAAGCGATCATCAATTCGCTGTTCACCGCCCGGCATACTACAGGACGGAACGGCCGCCAGATGGAAGCGCTCCCGCTCAACAAAGTAATTCCCATTCTCCAACAGCACAACAGCATCCGGCCATGA
- a CDS encoding bestrophin family protein has product MNVGRSYTITEFLLWTRRNIYKLLLIAAIPTAIYSLLGWTWIAIPWVPVALVGTAAAFIVGFRNTQVYNRAWEARQIWGSIVNSSRTWGIMVKDYVRGGNEKDIHRQLVYRHIGWLTALRFQLREPRTWENMKTRSNNIEYAKHYKVPEWESSLADELPAYLSEEEINHVLARKNRATQLIALQSAQLKELQKGGQLSELCYVEMVNVLKDLYDYQGRSERIKNFPYPRQFSSIATYCIQLLIWLLPFGLLNEFSRLGHWGVWLTVPFSVLVGWVFMGLEQVGESTENPFEGSANDTPITSMSRTIEIDLREMLGETELPPAIAPIHNILM; this is encoded by the coding sequence ATGAACGTAGGCCGCAGCTACACCATCACGGAGTTCCTCCTCTGGACCCGCCGGAACATTTATAAACTGCTGCTCATCGCAGCCATCCCCACCGCGATATATTCGTTGCTGGGCTGGACCTGGATAGCCATTCCCTGGGTGCCCGTAGCGCTCGTGGGTACAGCCGCGGCATTCATCGTCGGTTTCCGCAATACACAGGTGTATAACCGCGCATGGGAAGCGCGCCAGATCTGGGGCAGCATCGTGAACAGCAGCCGCACCTGGGGCATCATGGTGAAAGATTATGTGCGCGGCGGCAACGAAAAAGACATTCACCGGCAACTCGTATACCGGCACATCGGCTGGCTTACCGCCCTGCGCTTCCAGCTGCGTGAGCCACGTACCTGGGAGAATATGAAAACAAGAAGCAACAACATCGAATACGCGAAACATTATAAAGTGCCGGAATGGGAAAGCAGCCTCGCCGATGAATTGCCGGCTTACCTGTCCGAAGAAGAGATCAACCACGTGCTTGCCAGAAAGAACCGCGCCACACAGCTCATCGCCCTCCAGTCGGCGCAACTGAAAGAATTGCAAAAGGGCGGGCAGCTGTCGGAATTGTGTTATGTGGAAATGGTCAACGTGCTCAAAGACCTGTATGATTACCAGGGCAGGAGCGAGCGCATCAAAAACTTTCCTTACCCGCGCCAGTTTTCCAGCATCGCCACCTATTGCATCCAGCTGCTGATATGGTTGCTGCCTTTCGGTTTGCTCAATGAATTTTCCCGCCTGGGCCATTGGGGCGTCTGGCTGACGGTGCCTTTTTCGGTGCTGGTGGGCTGGGTGTTCATGGGGCTCGAGCAGGTGGGCGAATCCACCGAAAATCCTTTTGAAGGCAGCGCGAACGACACGCCCATCACTTCCATGAGCCGCACCATCGAGATCGATCTGCGTGAAATGCTCGGCGAAACGGAACTGCCGCCGGCCATTGCGCCCATCCACAACATCCTGATGTAA
- a CDS encoding alpha/beta fold hydrolase yields MQRFDHQSGTHLQTNGAEIYYEVHGGNDQPVLLLLHGGFGNMEDFNSILPWLGPKYKTIGIDSRGQGKSTLGEKGLTYEMIAKDVEQVLTALQVTSLSILGFSDGGIVAYRLVQNTPFHIERVVTVGADWHARNQEPLRERFMQITPDSWREKFPETYEAYQALNPAPDFDRLTETLVSMWLDPGEHGYPGESVTGIACPLVIMRGEKDHLFSADSAEALRRRVKNATLVTVPGTGHMPFAERPESFMKALNGFL; encoded by the coding sequence ATGCAACGATTCGACCACCAATCCGGCACACACCTGCAGACGAACGGCGCTGAAATTTATTACGAAGTGCATGGCGGCAACGATCAGCCTGTGCTATTGCTGCTGCACGGCGGCTTTGGCAATATGGAAGACTTCAACAGCATATTGCCCTGGCTGGGGCCGAAGTATAAAACCATCGGTATCGACAGCCGCGGGCAGGGAAAGTCCACGCTCGGCGAAAAAGGGCTCACCTACGAGATGATCGCAAAAGATGTGGAGCAGGTACTGACGGCGCTCCAGGTGACTTCCCTGAGCATCCTCGGCTTCAGCGACGGTGGCATCGTGGCCTACCGGCTGGTACAGAACACGCCTTTTCATATCGAACGGGTGGTGACGGTCGGGGCCGACTGGCACGCGAGGAACCAGGAGCCGCTGCGGGAACGTTTCATGCAGATCACGCCGGACAGCTGGCGGGAAAAATTCCCCGAAACATACGAGGCCTACCAGGCCCTCAACCCCGCCCCTGATTTCGACCGGCTGACCGAAACGCTCGTGAGCATGTGGCTCGATCCCGGGGAGCACGGCTATCCCGGCGAATCCGTGACGGGCATTGCCTGCCCCCTCGTGATCATGCGCGGCGAAAAAGACCACCTGTTTTCTGCCGATAGCGCGGAGGCGCTGCGCAGGCGGGTGAAAAATGCGACACTGGTCACCGTGCCCGGCACCGGGCATATGCCGTTCGCAGAGCGGCCCGAAAGCTTTATGAAGGCATTGAACGGGTTTCTCTGA
- a CDS encoding rhodanese-like domain-containing protein, with product MTKSVTDLVKEAKQQIENLTPEQVKNELAAGARLIDIRESEELVQSGQIPGSVHAPRGMLEFYADATQPYHKPEFDKNSRLILHCAGGGRSALAVQTLKQMGYDNVAHLDGGIKAWKEAGLPTQ from the coding sequence ATGACAAAATCAGTAACCGATTTGGTGAAAGAAGCCAAACAACAAATTGAGAACCTGACGCCGGAGCAGGTGAAAAATGAACTGGCGGCAGGCGCCAGGCTCATCGATATCAGGGAGAGCGAAGAGCTGGTGCAAAGCGGCCAGATCCCCGGTTCCGTACACGCTCCGCGGGGCATGCTGGAATTCTACGCGGACGCCACCCAGCCTTACCACAAACCGGAATTCGACAAAAACAGCCGGCTGATACTGCATTGTGCCGGAGGAGGCCGTTCCGCGCTGGCCGTGCAAACGCTGAAACAGATGGGATACGACAATGTAGCGCATCTCGACGGCGGCATCAAGGCCTGGAAAGAAGCCGGCCTGCCCACCCAATAA